Sequence from the Deinococcus detaillensis genome:
CGCTGGCGGTGCTAACGCCTATTCAGAGCGTAGGCGTGATGGGCGACGAGCGGACTTACAGCTACACCGTCGCTCTGCGGGCCGTGACCACTGGTGACTTTATGACCGCCGAGTGGGCGCGGCTGCCGTATGACTTTCTCGGCACCATGAGTAGCCGTATCGTCAATCAGGTGCATGAGGTGAACCGTGTGGTCTACGACATCACTGGCAAGCCGCCTGCGACGATTGAGTGGGAGTGAGTAGAAATGGAGTTGGTGCCACTTTGTTTCATTGCATTCATCTGGGACGAAGCGCCGTTATCTCTTGCACCCTTGCCAGACCACCTGATTGACGTACATGCTCAGCACCGAGTCGCCGTGCTCCTCACGCTGATTTCCGTGGCTTTTCAGCCTTGACGGTACTACCCGCTTGAGGCATTCACGCCTTTGATGTGTTTCTACGCCCCCCACTGCCGCTTTGACCCTCGCCTTTGACCCGCTGGGCGTGATAAAACTCCTCTATGGAAAGCGTCGTTGCCCTCTTTAGTGAACCTGCACAGGCCAAGTCAGCTCTGCAAACCTTGGAAGCACGCGGCTTTAACCGCGACAACTTGGGTTTCAGCATCAATGATCCGGTGGCTGAAAACGATATTGCCCAAGACACCGGCATTTCGCCGGAGCAGGGCGCTCCTGCGGGCGTCAGCGGCGTGCTTCGTGGCATGGGCATAGGCATCTTGGCGGGTCTGGCCATCGCCTTGCCGGTCTGGTTTCTCATCTGGGTGTTTCCCGAGACCCGAATCTATTCGATGGGCGGCGCATATACGGCGTTGTTCGGAGTACTGGGCGGCGGCGGCATGGGCGGCATCTTCGGAGCGCTGGCCGGAACCGATCACGGCGATTACGTCAAGTTGCTGCGGCAATTCGGCATCCCTGCCGCCGACGCTGAGGCCTATGACGCGGGCATCCGTTCCGGTCACGTGCTGGTGGTGGCCCGCAGCGAGCGCGGCAGCAAGTCAGACGAAGCTCTGAACATCCTCAAGCGCAGCGGCGCGGTGGATTTGTCGCAGGTGCGCGGCAGCGGCGCTCTGGCCAGTCAACGCGGCACACACTAAGCAAGTTCTTTTTACAAGTGGCCACCTCAGAAACGAGGTGGCCTTTTTTCGTTGCTTCCCGCATATAGCGCGTATGAGCTGGCGTGACTCGTTTCTAACTTCTCGAAAAGGTAAGCCTGAGTTTAAGTAGAAGCGCTGATGCGGCTCACGGGCTGTACTTGTCGGGCCTATCAGAGTGTCGCCGCTCGGCACCTGACTGGCCGTAAAGGCCGCCACGACACAAATGGGGCCGCACGCACAATCGCGGGGCACAACTAAAGCGCCGTACAAAGGCTCGAGTTTCTGAGCACAGACTTGTGATTATACTGCTCTTCAACATGATAACCGATACCCCCGAGCTCGCGCTGCCGAGAGGCTGGCGCACTTTCCTTACACTGTGGGCGTCGCAGTCGCTCAGTTTATTGGCCACCAATGTCGCTTGGTTTGCCATCACTATCTATTTCACCACCGTGGTTTACGCTGCCGACTCGCAGCGCCCGCAGCTCGCGCTGATGGTCGGGGCGCTGGGCCTCCTCACTTCTGGGCCGCAAATCATCTTGGCTCCCCTTGCCGGTTCTATCACCGACCGCTACAGCCGGCGCAGCATCATGCTGATTTGTGACTCAGTCAGCGCTTTGGTGGCCTTGATGGTCACGCTGGTGGTTTGGAGCGGTTCGCTGAATGTGCCGCTGCTGCTGCTGGGCGTGCTGCTGGGGCGGGTCGCGGCAGTGTTTCACGAAAGCGCGTTTGAAGCCAGCTACGCCATGCTGCTGCCCGAAGCGCAACTGGCCCGCGCCAACGGCCTGATGCAGACCAGCTACAGCGCCGGGGCCATTCTCGCGCCCGCGCTGGCGGCGCTGATTATCGCGTTTCCGCAACATCTCAGCGGCGGCTTGTGGGGACTGGGCAACGGCACCGGACTGGTGATGGTGCTGGACACTCTCAGCTTCGTGGTGGCCGCTCTCGTTCTTTTCTGGCTCCGCATTCCCAGTCCGCAGGAGCGCCCCGCTCCCGGCGCAAAAACTGATTTCCGGGCGGATTTCAAGCTGGGCTGGCACTACATCAGCCGCCGCCGCCCGATGCTGCTGCTGGTGCTGCTGGTGGGCGTGACCAACTTCGCTTTGGCAGGTGTCAATCTTTACGAAACCTTGCTGGCCCGCTTTAACCTTGACGCCGACTTTGTCCAGCGCGGGCTGAGCTTCGAATCGGGGTACGCCATCATGACCACCGTGACCGGCGTGGGTACGCTGCTCGGCGGCCTGATCATCAGCAGTTGGGGCGGCCTCAAGCGCAACCGCATTTTTGGTCTGCTGATTCCGCTGCTGGTTCAGTCACTGGCCGTTTTAACGATGGGCTTATCGCGCTC
This genomic interval carries:
- a CDS encoding MFS transporter; this translates as MITDTPELALPRGWRTFLTLWASQSLSLLATNVAWFAITIYFTTVVYAADSQRPQLALMVGALGLLTSGPQIILAPLAGSITDRYSRRSIMLICDSVSALVALMVTLVVWSGSLNVPLLLLGVLLGRVAAVFHESAFEASYAMLLPEAQLARANGLMQTSYSAGAILAPALAALIIAFPQHLSGGLWGLGNGTGLVMVLDTLSFVVAALVLFWLRIPSPQERPAPGAKTDFRADFKLGWHYISRRRPMLLLVLLVGVTNFALAGVNLYETLLARFNLDADFVQRGLSFESGYAIMTTVTGVGTLLGGLIISSWGGLKRNRIFGLLIPLLVQSLAVLTMGLSRSLPLTCAALLIFGLSYPLGGAHSAAIWMSQVPRELQGRVFSVRRVVGQSSIPLGMVVFSVLSARFVPGPVVAVFGVVAVLAIVSALLGKQVRRVEDKTYLDELAAQAS